The following are from one region of the Arachis duranensis cultivar V14167 chromosome 10, aradu.V14167.gnm2.J7QH, whole genome shotgun sequence genome:
- the LOC107471182 gene encoding uncharacterized protein At5g39570: MSYISGRRRGGDDTVDDWDEYDPTPYGGGYDITLTYGRPFPPSDETCYPISGSSEDFDYDRPQYSANSEPSAYGDEAQATEYSSYARPKPRPAPAGGASGYTGGSGYDRPSSEYGRRPDNEDSGSGYGSGYGRKPASEYGSGYGGNKQESEYGSGYGRKQESEYGSGYGRKQESEYGSGYGGNKEESEYGSGYGRKQESGYGSGYGGNKEESEYGSGYGRKQESEYGSGYGGNRQESEYGSGYGRKQESEYGSSYGGRKEESEYGSGYGRKQESEYGSGYGGRKEESEYGSGYGGRKEESQYGSGYGGSKQESEYGSGYGGRKQESEYGSSEYGSGYGGGRKQESEYGSSEYGSGYGGSRKQESEYGSGYGGGRRQESEYGRKNEEENVGYGTSEYEEKPSYGYGRSEEEGYRKPSYGSEESYGRKKYGDDSDDDDDEKKKHRNRHHHRHGDD; encoded by the exons ATGTCGTACATTAGTGGAAGAAGACGCGGCGGCGACGACACCGTCGACGACTGGGACGAGTACGATCCCACCCCTTACGGCGGCGGCTACGACATCACCCTCACCTATGGCCGTCCCTTCCCTCCCTCCGATGAGACCTGCTACCCAATCTCCGGTTCCTCCGAGGACTTCGACTACGATCGCCCTCAATACTCCGCTAACTCCGAACCCTCCGCTTACGGCGACGAGGCCCAAGCCACCGAGTACAGCAGCTATGCCCGCCCTAAGCCCCGTCCTGCCCCCGCCGGCGGAGCCTCTGGATACACCGGAGGATCGGGTTATGATCGGCCATCTTCGGAATACGGCAGAAGACCCGACAATGAGGATTCCGGGTCAGGATACGGATCCGGTTATGGTAGGAAGCCAGCATCTGAATACGGATCTGGTTATGGTGGTAACAAGCAAGAGTCTGAATATGGATCCGGCTATGGTAGGAAGCAAGAGTCTGAATATGGATCCGGTTATGGTAGGAAGCAAGAATCTGAATATGGTTCTGGCTATGGTGGTAACAAGGAAGAGTCAGAATATGGATCCGGTTATGGCAGGAAGCAAGAATCTGGATATGGTTCTGGCTATGGTGGTAACAAAGAAGAGTCTGAATATGGTTCCGGCTATGGTAGGAAGCAAGAATCTGAATATGGATCTGGCTATGGTGGTAACAGACAAGAGTCTGAATATGGATCTGGTTATGGTAGGAAGCAAGAGTCCGAATATGGATCCAGCTATGGTGGTAGGAAGGAAGAGTCTGAGTATGGATCAGGTTATGGTAGGAAGCAAGAATCTGAATACGGATCAGGTTATGGTGGTAGAAAGGAGGAATCAGAATATGGTTCTGGTTATGGTGGTAGGAAGGAAGAGTCACAATACGGTTCTGGTTATGGTGGTAGCAAGCAGGAGTCGGAATATGGTTCTGGCTATGGTGGTAGGAAGCAGGAGTCTGAGTATGGATCCTCTGAGTATGGATCGGGATATGGTGGTGGTAGGAAGCAGGAATCTGAGTATGGATCCTCCGAGTATGGATCCGGGTATGGCGGCAGCCGGAAACAGGAATCTGAATATGGATCCGGGTACGGTGGTGGACGGAGACAGGAATCTGAATATGGGAGGAAGAATGAGGAGGAGAATGTGGGTTATGGGACGAGTGAGTATGAGGAGAAGCCAAGCTATGGTTATGGCCGCTCTGAGGAAGAGGGGTACCGTAAGCCCAGCTATGGCAGCGAAGAGAGCTACGGACGCAAGAAATAT GGAGATGactctgatgatgatgatgatgagaagaagaagcatCGCAACAGGCATCATCATCGCCATGGTGATGATTAA
- the LOC107471153 gene encoding pectinesterase 31 encodes MEAPHSVKVITVSQDGKGDYRTVQEAIDAVPVGNTRRTVIRVAPGTYRQPVYVAKTKRFITLSGIFLEDTVLTWNNTAARIQHHKGEKVIGGGTFGCGSTIVEGEDFIAENITFENSSPQGSGQAVAMRVTADRCAFYNCRFLGWQDTLYSHYGKQYFRDCYIEGSVDFIFGNSTALLEHCHIHCKSQGFITAQSRKSPHETTGFVFQRCVITGNGGREYAYLGRPWGPFARVVFAFTYMDPCIQLAGWNNWGKADNEKTACFFEYRCFGPGYCRSKRVKWAREEAEQFLLHSFIDPEANKPWLAQRMAFKVPYFA; translated from the exons ATGGAGGCTCCGCATTCTGTTAAAGTTATAACGGTGTCACAGGACGGAAAAGGAGACTACCGGACGGTGCAGGAGGCTATCGATGCGGTGCCGGTAGGCAACACTCGCCGGACGGTGATCCGGGTGGCCCCGGGAACCTACCGGCAGCCTGTTTATGTGGCGAAAACAAAGAGGTTCATCACGCTTTCCGGCATATTCCTTGAGGACACTGTTCTCACATGGAATAACACTGCTGCAAGAATCCAACACCACAAA GGTGAAAAGGTGATAGGAGGAGGAACGTTTGGTTGTGGCAGCACCATTGTGGAAGGTGAAGACTTCATTGCTGAGAACATTACCTTCGAGAATTCTTCCCCTCAG GGTTCAGGGCAAGCTGTGGCAATGAGAGTAACAGCTGATCGATGTGCTTTCTATAATTGCAGGTTCCTTGGATGGCAG GACACACTGTATTCACATTATGGCAAACAATATTTTAGAGATTGCTACATTGAAGGAAGTGTGGACTTCATTTTCGGCAATAGCACTGCACTCTTGGAGCATTGTCATATCCACTGCAAATCTCAAGGCTTCATAACAGCACAGAGCAGAAAATCTCCACATGAAACAACTGGTTTTGTGTTCCAAAG ATGTGTTATCACAGGTAATGGGGGAAGGGAATATGCATATCTTGGAAGACCATGGGGACCCTTTGCAAGAGTGGTCTTTGCATTCACTTATATGGATCCATGTATACAACTTGCTGGTTGGAACAATTGGGGTAAAGCTGACAATGAGAAAACTGCTTGCTTTTTTGAATACAG GTGTTTCGGGCCGGGTTATTGCCGATCAAAACGGGTCAAATGGGCCAGAGAAGAAGCAGAACAGTTCTTGCTTCATAGCTTCATTGATCCAGAAGCAAATAAACCTTGGCTTGCTCAAAGAATGGCCTTCAAGGTTCCATATTTTGCTTAG